One stretch of Lentimicrobium sp. L6 DNA includes these proteins:
- a CDS encoding glycosyltransferase family 4 protein, with product MRILIIVNKIPYPPKDGGSIATLTLARNFVKLGHQVDILTMNTSKHYFRLDQLPLELSRTIRFVGVDTPALISPIGALKNLFFSDKAYIAERFYTEKFRDRLELLLDEEEYDVIQLEGSYMGMYMPSIRAHSNAKVSMRAHNLEFEIWERTAKNASFPKNYYFSNLAKRIKKLEIKQLNEFDAMIPITSRDGKILQSLGCKIPVHTTPTGFDVLGSKLNTSKQEFPSVFHIGALDWPPNQEGLLWFFDKIWPIVVKKHPHLKFYLAGRNAPDWIKTMKVKNLVYIGEVESAIEFMNSKAIGVVPLLSGSGMRIKIVEGMALGKAQVTTKIGAEGNPAVDGKELMIADEPDEFAAKIIELVENKELFDSMGRNAYEFVKKEFDNKVITQSLINFYKSL from the coding sequence ATGCGGATATTAATCATAGTCAATAAAATACCTTACCCTCCAAAAGATGGAGGTAGTATTGCTACCTTAACCTTAGCACGCAATTTTGTGAAGCTTGGACATCAAGTAGATATTCTGACTATGAATACCTCCAAACACTATTTCAGACTCGATCAGCTCCCTCTCGAACTAAGTAGAACTATTCGTTTTGTTGGTGTGGATACTCCTGCTCTCATTTCTCCTATTGGGGCACTAAAAAACCTTTTCTTTTCTGATAAAGCTTATATTGCTGAGCGATTTTATACGGAAAAGTTTAGAGATAGATTAGAATTATTATTAGATGAGGAGGAATATGATGTGATACAATTGGAAGGAAGTTATATGGGAATGTATATGCCTTCCATTAGAGCCCATTCCAATGCAAAAGTATCTATGCGTGCTCATAATTTAGAATTTGAAATATGGGAAAGAACAGCCAAGAATGCTTCTTTTCCAAAGAATTATTATTTTTCAAACCTAGCTAAAAGGATAAAAAAGCTGGAAATAAAACAGTTGAATGAGTTTGATGCCATGATTCCTATCACTTCTAGAGATGGAAAAATACTCCAGTCTTTAGGGTGTAAGATTCCTGTTCATACCACACCAACGGGTTTTGATGTCCTTGGTAGTAAATTAAATACCAGTAAACAAGAATTTCCATCAGTATTCCATATTGGAGCGCTCGATTGGCCACCAAACCAAGAAGGATTACTTTGGTTTTTTGATAAAATCTGGCCTATAGTGGTGAAGAAACATCCTCATCTGAAGTTTTATTTGGCAGGGAGAAATGCCCCAGATTGGATAAAAACCATGAAGGTGAAGAACTTAGTTTATATAGGTGAAGTAGAGAGTGCTATTGAGTTTATGAACAGCAAAGCTATAGGCGTAGTTCCGTTATTATCGGGTAGTGGAATGAGAATAAAAATAGTGGAGGGCATGGCTTTAGGAAAGGCTCAAGTGACTACGAAAATTGGCGCTGAAGGAAATCCTGCAGTAGATGGAAAAGAGTTGATGATTGCCGACGAGCCTGATGAGTTTGCAGCTAAAATTATAGAATTAGTAGAGAATAAAGAGCTTTTCGATTCCATGGGACGAAATGCCTACGAATTTGTAAAGAAGGAATTTGATAATAAAGTGATTACTCAATCCTTGATCAATTTTTATAAGAGCTTATGA
- a CDS encoding BamA/TamA family outer membrane protein, which yields MRYHILLLISVFLLSLYSLRAQELKSAQDTLIIIQDLQLIGNKVTRDNILLREITFKPGDTIGISAYQGILEQSRENLMNTSLFNFVDVIDSLSSSNGIKRHVVSYKVIERWYIWPLPIFELAERNLNAWWETKDFSKINYGMFLNWENFRGKRENLKILLQFGYDEKLGFSYSVPYIDKKETIGLEFGFNQTKNHEVSYGTVGNKVQRVKLVDDYAHKGYSGYITLGHRPDIYNTHSVELSYNDHIYADTVFEINPDFYNGNRSRAQYFKINYYFKNDHRDYRTFPLKGYYLDLLIEKTGMGFFKGSDINILSVKINARKYWKLNKRFYYSEGIIARVGSGGEQPYFLNYGVGYGRDFVRGYEYYVVDGQNYFILKGELKFSLVPQQVSTLKFIPTDKFNKIPWAVYLSLYSDGGWVPGEVEYENDLQNKWLWGYGMGLNMVTYYDIVFRLEYSFNKMGESGFFIHFMASI from the coding sequence ATGCGATATCATATCTTGCTCCTTATTTCAGTGTTTTTATTGTCCCTCTACTCTCTGAGGGCACAAGAGCTTAAATCTGCTCAAGATACTTTAATCATTATTCAAGATTTACAGTTGATAGGAAATAAGGTAACGAGAGATAACATCCTTTTACGGGAAATCACTTTTAAACCTGGAGATACCATTGGGATTTCTGCTTATCAAGGAATATTAGAACAAAGCCGAGAGAACTTAATGAATACATCACTGTTTAATTTTGTGGATGTTATCGATTCTTTAAGCTCCTCTAATGGTATAAAAAGACATGTGGTAAGCTATAAAGTGATAGAGCGTTGGTATATATGGCCTTTGCCTATTTTTGAATTGGCCGAAAGAAACTTAAATGCTTGGTGGGAAACCAAAGATTTTAGTAAAATCAATTATGGAATGTTCCTCAATTGGGAGAATTTTAGAGGAAAGCGCGAGAACTTAAAAATATTATTGCAATTTGGTTATGATGAAAAGTTGGGCTTTAGTTATTCTGTGCCTTATATAGATAAGAAAGAAACCATAGGTTTGGAATTTGGATTCAATCAGACAAAGAACCACGAAGTCTCTTACGGAACGGTAGGCAACAAAGTTCAAAGAGTGAAGTTGGTGGACGATTATGCTCATAAAGGATATTCAGGATATATTACTTTGGGACACCGCCCTGATATTTATAATACACATAGCGTAGAGTTGAGTTATAACGATCATATTTATGCGGATACTGTTTTTGAGATCAATCCTGATTTTTATAATGGAAACCGTAGTCGAGCTCAATATTTTAAGATCAATTATTATTTTAAGAATGATCATAGAGACTATCGTACCTTCCCTTTAAAAGGATATTACCTCGATTTATTAATTGAGAAAACAGGAATGGGATTCTTCAAAGGATCTGATATAAATATTCTGAGTGTCAAAATAAATGCTAGGAAATATTGGAAGCTTAATAAAAGATTTTATTATTCCGAAGGCATAATTGCGCGTGTTGGTAGTGGAGGCGAACAGCCCTATTTCTTGAATTATGGAGTAGGTTATGGCAGAGATTTTGTGCGAGGCTATGAATATTACGTTGTCGATGGTCAAAATTATTTTATCCTGAAAGGAGAATTGAAATTTTCATTGGTTCCTCAGCAAGTTTCAACACTTAAATTTATCCCTACCGACAAATTCAATAAAATTCCGTGGGCAGTTTATTTAAGTTTATATAGTGATGGAGGTTGGGTACCTGGAGAAGTTGAATACGAAAATGATCTACAGAATAAATGGTTATGGGGATATGGAATGGGCTTAAATATGGTCACCTATTATGATATAGTATTCCGATTAGAGTATTCCTTTAATAAAATGGGTGAGAGTGGTTTCTTTATTCACTTTATGGCTAGTATTTAG
- a CDS encoding CBS domain-containing protein, whose protein sequence is MLAHELITNTIVPLKTSDTGMLGLSLMEEYKVTHLPIVNAETYIGLISEDDIYSYNRFEEAIGGHPIANVNISVHSEQHLFEVLELIHEHHLTLVPVVDQNEIYLGSILVSDLAARLAKITSLSNPGGIIVLMMNIHDYSLSEIAQIVETNNIKILNLFVSTFAESTKIEVTIKLNSIDIEPVLQTFSRYNYEIKASYTETELNESLTERYDSLMNYLNI, encoded by the coding sequence ATGCTGGCACACGAACTCATAACAAATACTATTGTTCCGCTTAAAACTTCCGATACTGGCATGCTCGGATTGAGTTTAATGGAGGAGTATAAAGTGACGCATTTACCTATCGTGAATGCAGAAACCTATATTGGATTAATCAGTGAAGATGATATTTATTCCTATAATAGATTTGAGGAGGCCATTGGAGGACACCCCATTGCTAATGTTAATATCTCGGTGCATTCAGAACAACATTTGTTTGAAGTTTTAGAGCTGATACATGAGCATCATCTAACTTTAGTTCCGGTGGTGGATCAAAATGAAATTTATTTAGGAAGCATTTTGGTGAGTGATTTAGCAGCTCGTTTGGCTAAGATTACAAGTCTCAGTAATCCAGGAGGTATTATCGTTTTAATGATGAATATCCATGACTATTCTCTTTCCGAAATAGCTCAAATAGTTGAAACCAATAACATAAAGATTCTCAATTTGTTTGTAAGTACCTTTGCTGAATCAACAAAAATAGAAGTCACCATAAAGTTGAATTCTATAGATATTGAACCTGTACTTCAAACCTTCTCAAGATATAACTACGAAATAAAAGCATCTTATACTGAAACTGAACTAAACGAAAGTTTAACAGAACGCTACGACTCACTCATGAACTACTTAAACATCTAG
- the rsgA gene encoding ribosome small subunit-dependent GTPase A yields the protein MTKEKQNSGVVVRSTGSWYEVRTDEGLVLSCRFKGKFKIAGIKSTNPIAVGDRVTFIKDGEENGVIDSILPRRNYIIRKSTKLSKQTHIIATNIDYAFLVVTISQPRTSSGFIDRFLLTAALYHIPVVLVFNKVDLNKEKENEIQNEFLELYQTIGYQCLVTSATRGDGIDELKAMMKGRTSMFGGHSGVGKSALVNAIQPGIELKTSEISSVHQKGRHTTTFAEMHPLEFNGYIIDTPGIKEFGVVNLEKQDVAGYFPEMEFFMHDCKYNNCLHVREPQCAVKEAVENGEIAESRYINYLAIILDEEFDKKPF from the coding sequence ATGACAAAAGAAAAACAAAATAGCGGCGTAGTTGTAAGGTCTACTGGTAGTTGGTACGAGGTGAGAACAGATGAGGGGCTGGTGCTTTCTTGTAGATTTAAAGGAAAGTTTAAGATTGCAGGTATCAAAAGTACCAATCCTATTGCAGTGGGCGATCGGGTTACCTTTATCAAAGATGGAGAAGAAAATGGGGTGATTGATTCTATTTTGCCACGAAGAAACTATATCATTCGAAAGTCAACCAAGCTTAGTAAGCAAACTCATATCATTGCCACCAATATTGATTATGCTTTTCTGGTGGTTACCATTAGTCAGCCTCGAACCAGTTCTGGATTTATAGATCGCTTTCTCTTAACTGCTGCCCTCTATCATATTCCAGTGGTCTTGGTATTTAATAAAGTGGATCTCAATAAAGAGAAAGAGAATGAAATTCAGAATGAGTTCTTGGAATTATATCAAACCATAGGTTATCAATGTTTGGTGACCAGCGCTACCAGAGGAGATGGAATAGATGAGCTTAAAGCGATGATGAAAGGTCGTACTTCTATGTTTGGTGGGCATAGCGGAGTGGGAAAGTCAGCTTTAGTGAATGCCATTCAGCCCGGAATAGAACTAAAAACATCTGAAATTTCCTCCGTTCATCAAAAAGGTCGCCATACCACTACTTTTGCTGAAATGCATCCCCTAGAATTTAATGGATACATCATAGATACTCCTGGGATTAAAGAATTTGGAGTAGTGAATTTGGAGAAGCAAGATGTGGCAGGTTACTTTCCTGAAATGGAATTTTTTATGCACGATTGCAAGTATAATAATTGCCTGCATGTGCGGGAACCCCAATGTGCTGTTAAGGAAGCGGTAGAAAATGGAGAGATTGCAGAATCTAGATATATTAACTATCTTGCCATCATTCTTGATGAGGAATTTGATAAAAAACCATTTTAA
- a CDS encoding PrsW family glutamic-type intramembrane protease, giving the protein MLQIVLSLILGPLMAAILFGYMKYRFPRGYFGLLLRSYFWGIFSTIVFATIFYITYQQGYLVLKNLRRIIFFSFFIIAFGQEIGKFIVLRYLMLPAKVFRNPSDSIIYSLMISFGAVTATNIGILLFFPNYDYSLLISNVLVGMVYAVLMGFFVGMGKIRNNRMIDSLSGLFGAILFHGIYEFIIQTNDQLLIWPFLIGSGIITFLLIVKSIQISDEL; this is encoded by the coding sequence ATGCTACAAATTGTACTTTCTCTTATACTTGGTCCTTTAATGGCCGCCATATTATTTGGCTATATGAAATATCGATTCCCGAGAGGATATTTTGGACTTTTGCTTCGCTCTTATTTTTGGGGGATATTTAGCACCATTGTTTTCGCGACCATTTTTTACATCACCTATCAACAGGGCTATCTGGTTTTAAAAAATCTTAGACGAATTATTTTCTTTAGCTTTTTCATTATCGCCTTTGGTCAAGAAATCGGGAAATTCATTGTTTTAAGATATTTAATGCTGCCTGCTAAGGTATTTCGAAATCCTTCGGACAGCATTATCTATTCTCTTATGATTTCATTTGGAGCTGTGACGGCAACTAATATTGGTATCCTTTTATTTTTCCCAAATTATGATTACAGCCTACTCATTTCAAATGTATTGGTAGGAATGGTTTATGCAGTACTAATGGGCTTCTTTGTGGGCATGGGTAAAATCAGGAATAACAGAATGATAGATTCATTATCTGGATTGTTTGGGGCTATTTTATTCCACGGAATATATGAATTTATCATCCAAACCAATGATCAACTTTTAATTTGGCCTTTCTTGATAGGTTCAGGTATTATTACCTTTCTATTAATTGTTAAAAGTATTCAGATATCCGACGAACTCTAA